A segment of the Asterias amurensis chromosome 11, ASM3211899v1 genome:
CAAATCGTGTGAGGATGCGACACATCATCCTGGgacatttgtgactgtttcgctccaaGATCTGGTAAgtgtttgtcctttttcttcaaagtgtTTCTCAATTGTCAGtgattgtgtttttaattaagtgttattcattagatattgaggattaagttcatGTTCCTAGAacttgtgtcatgattttgtaAGTGGTAAAAATTGGGGTGAGCAAATCTGTTGTGACTAGACTAGAGTCTAGACCATTTCGCCCTTTATTTGTAaatgtaagttttgttttgaatttggCTCGATCGTACACTCCGCCGTTCGGGAGGAGGGTTAAGTTATCACAACTAGTcgacagggaagctaatcgaatgtaCAACGCAATATATACATGTTGTCTAGTATTCATtacttatattttatttttccaaatAACTATCTATATTATTGACTTTTCTTCACACTTTGTTTTGACTGAGTGACCCCGTCCGGAAACTGGGCATTTTACATACCGTACAGCTCTGTGCCTTCTCCAGTCATCTTCCGACCCAAAATCCAAAGCAACGTCTTCAGTATCATCAAGGCTCGactaaaatataaaacaaaatactttcATCATTCTGAATAACAACATAAAATACAAGAATGAATCTCAGGAAATTTCGATTTCACTTACCATGTTGTTGTAGTGCGTGTCAATCACGTAAAGTAACGCGAGAAATGCCTTTGGTCCGAGAATTCAATTCACCATTTGGAACAAAGTAGTCCGCatcgaaaacaaacaaaaatcatttagATTGcgcataaaatcacaagagaAAATAACTTTATTATAATGAAAACAAGATTTTTGAATTTATCTTATCAGATATTTGGGGAATAGAGGAtttcttttaatttaaattttatctAAGAGATTTCAAAATATCACTCCGCCATTTCCCGTTTTCCCCTTTTCAATAAATTAGCAGTTGTTCGGTCCAACAAGCTAGCTTAGGTTGTGCACAAAATTTACAGTGCCATTCTGCAAATATTAGATTTACTTTTCTCAATTGAAGACAACGGTCTTGAAGATGAGTTTGCGACCATGGATCACAGCAATTCTCACAGTCGGAGTTTTGTCTGAAGTGGTTTATTTCTTGTACAGAAAGAAGGTGCACCAGAAACTTTGGCGCCATGTTTTTGCGTCGTCTGCTTCAGAAGCAGAGACATCAGTCACTACTACAGCGGAAGTTACAGTTCAGAGCCGGAGCtttcacaaagttttgtttttcccgGATCCACAACGAATCTGTGCGGATCATTTCTTGTCTGAAAGGGGCTGCCATCGGCCAAAGTGTCCCTTCTCCCATACAGAAACTAACTTTAGTCGGATGATTTCATATCTGTTGCTGGCAAAAGAAACACTTGATGTCTGCGTGTACACAATATCAAACAATGATCTGGCTGATATTGTTATCAAACTTCATGAGAGAGGTGTGGTAGTTAGAGTAATCACAGATGACGAAGCGGTGAATCTGTCTGGGAATTATATCGGAAAATTCAGAAGAAGTGGTGGGTATtactattagtattagtatAATAATCAGGCCAAGAACTGTTTAAAACTGTgatggtttttttgttttcattttacattACAATTTACAATCTGGTTGTTATTCattcaattaataaaaataaaaatcttgttGAAATCTTAAGAAACATTGAGATGTGGAGGGGTACCAAGGCCTAGCCCCACTTGTATGGCCAATTCAGCTATCCTGACcatggccacacaagtgggactaaccaaggccaagactatgGCAACAGTTCTGGTTCATAATCGGcacaaaacattattattaactgCTAGACCCAATTACTAAGGCGCtagattatttttaaaaaaatattgacattatcggtcatctagCCGATCATGTCAAAATTTCTAAAAAAGGAATCTCAACTGCATACTAATTCAAAGAGAACTCTTTTTCAATGTTCATGGAGCACCAAGTGTAAATAAAATACACTTTTGGAGCCAAGAATAGGGCCAGGAAAACTTGCAGCCCATCACACTACTTGGAGGAATGATGGGGAAGGGTTGGAAAACAAATCGTCATGCCGATTGAAGTATGCAAGACTATTTTTTTCAtagttttacaaaaatgtatgcatttttaaacaatgttttttgttgttgcaggtATTCAAGTGCGTCGAGATTATTCCAGCTATTTAATGCATCACAAGTTTGTCATTGTTGACAAGACGACCCTCCTCAATGGTTCCTTCAATTGGACGTGCCAGGCAGTTAACAGTAACAACGAGAATGTTCTGATCACAAACAATCCTGAGATCGTTCAACCTTACTGTGCAGAGTACGAGAAACTTTGGGAAATGTTTGACCCCGCAAAGAGACAGTTGAAAGAATAACAAGCCTCACAAGCTACCTAAAGAACTTTCACAAGTTTGAAAAGCGCCCTCGCCAAGTTCAAAGGAATCAGTTGCTTGCCAAGTGGCACATACACTGCACTGTCCATTATTTGACCTTAGCAATGGCGGCCCATGTTAGAGGCAGGGGTCAATTCACAAAATTCACATGACGCCATCATTACAATTTCGGTTGCACCATTTTGGGGTTCGATATTACCTCTGCGTTAATCAGTGTAGTCTGCATTTAAGGCGATGCTGCATTTACATGACAAAAGTctggcaggcctgatacttcaaggaggcaatggaggcgattgcctccattgcaccttgccattgccttggtgcccatgaaattcaccagtagaaatttacaattacctcatagggtgccctttgtcAAAGAGCCCTttcccttgtcctttcaaaaacgaagcatacagccctggtctggtttatacttcctacgaatgcgaagcaaatatTGTTGTCATATGGCAGTTTTCGCAACGAATGTTTAGCAAGAATTGAACGCTGTTGAACTCTTGCGAATTATccattgcaaatttgtgacatcaatatTCATATAGCAGTCACAATTGCAGGAAGCTTGAACCGGGTTGAAGTGCCCAACTACCAATCtaattttaaatgcattttgactcccaaaatgacaAGAGGTGGAGACAGTAGCTGATGTTACGTTGATGCAAGGGGTCAGAAGACTTGAGCCCTGTTTACACAGTTCTCTCATTCTTGTGGAAAACTTCTGTTACCCCCCAGTTACCCTACACACTTTCACACTGCATCCCTATTCCACAGAGTTCCGGTTGCACCTTCAAAGATGTTTACCGCTCCCCTTCTCCAGCGCAGGGCTGGCTATTCACATTGCCGGGGCAGACCTGGGGTCAATTGCAACCCTGTGGAacagtagtgtgaaaagggcttcagACACTACTATGGGGTGCGTTTTCGTGGTCATAACCAATAACTGTCAGTTGAACTTGCCATAATTGGTTGATCACTGGCCATTGACCAAAAGTGTACTTTGTCCAACCACGAAAAACGCACCCCAGGCACAGAGTAGAGTAAAAACAAGGGGTAGAAATCATAGGGAAGGCTAGATGTGAGAGTATATGGAGAGTTGAGAGTTGGAGGTGACCAGTGATGAATCAAgaaatagttattattatatctaCATGTTATTAATTTACATGTTTTATTGTGGGTGGTGGGATGTAGAATGAGAAAACATTATGCAACGGGATTAATTGTTTTTTCTATGCTTTGCCAAGTTTTTCAGGCAACTCAAAGCCATAGTGCCTGTGAAGTACCTCATGTGAAATCAACTCTAATTAAGTCAGCGAAATTGCTCAGGAAGTTAACTTTGCCAATTCTAAACATTATTGATGGAATAACTACCAAGACTGTGAAATATGTTTATTAGTGTATTTTATCCCTAGATTTCTTTATTGATGTTTCCAGTTACattcactttaaaggaacacgatgccttggatcggccgagttgcgTTTGTAAAAGTTTTCTATAAACTGCATATGatcagaaagatattttaaaagtagaatataatgatccacacaaattttcccTGAACTTGCAGGGTTTTCCTTACTAAGCAAACCAACATGGTCAGCCAGTTATGAGAGTAAACAATTTTACTCcaataatggccgaccgtgttagtcgacgaggtaacaggaaaaccacgcaatttagagtgatacttgtgtggatcattatattctactttaaaatatctttctaactaatcatatgcattttataacaaatggttgcAAATGTTACACGACCgctccaaggcaatgtgttcctttaaaataacttAAATACTCCTTCGTGGACtttacatttgctgcattttttttattaccatAATTCATGttcataattaaaaacaaaactgtatttttgtattgattACAACTTGACCATTactaatttgttgaatttttaaaatgcaagtaaataaaaaaaatgattgtcATACAAAAATGTGAAAGTTCAATTTCATCTTGTCATAAGTCACCAATTGtgttgttttataaaataaactaTTCCAATTATAATCACATTACTGGCTTGATAATAACTTTAAGGAGACTTATAATGTGGCATGTCTGTCACAGCTTACACTCCTGGCGCAGAAACCCTTACTAAGCTAACATCTAGGAACTATTTTAACAAATAAACGGAAGGTAAAACAGCGGATTAAAAGAGATGATCGCAAACAAAGTTTTGATTTCTTGATGTAATTGATCAAAGGCactgtaattactcaaaataattgtaagcataaaaacttacttggtaacgaacaatggagagagctgttgatagtagtaaacattgtgaaaacagcGTTTTTATGTGTAAGCTGTGATGTAAGTTTAGTTTTCTGCAAGAaatccattttttgttttaaatcaagGTAATACTCTTCACTTGAGACTTCCCaatattcactaaaaaaaaaacttgatgcaGGAAATGAAGTTTATAAAAGAAAATCTTGGCACTAAAAGATGCTCCAAGTACACTATAGTTCTTATGTTAAAGGTACATTAAAGAATtggttttgcaaacaaaacagttgctggcagttctgcaatgttcctttaaaggcagtggacactattggtaattactcaaaataacttttcttgggggcgagtaatggggagaggttgatggtataaaacattgtgagaaacggctccctctgaagtgccatagttttcgagaaagaagtaattttccatgaatttgatttcaagacctcagatttagaacttgaggtctcaaaatcaaccatctaaacgcacacaacttcatatgacaagggtgtttttttctttcattattatctcgcaagttcgatgaccgattgagctcaaatttgtacaggtttgttattttatgtatatgttgagatacaccaactgtgaaggctagtctttgacaattaccaatagtgtccactgcctttaaataaggcGTGAAGGTTTGCGAGTTGGAATGataataagccacttcggaattgcagctgcgcatgtctattactgctgacaacgcattttgtatatctcccgcaaccttttgacaatacccgcgtgtattgtcaaaaggttacgggagatagacaaaatcTGTTGTCAGCaataacagacatgcgcagctgcaattccgaagtggcttattgactttaaaaaaaattgcggtGACACAATGTAGATAAATCTATTTTGAGCaatggcgtaaccagagggggggcgggggggggggggggcggcgcTAAAACACTAGTATTTATTCATATGGCAAATTGTCCTTTAGtttggttgtaacaaccaaaCTCAACTCAATCATAGGTTTTCCcaaaaaacatttcttaaatGTGAATTCTTTTTCAAGAGGAATATTTCACCAATAAAATTGTTTAAGTACAAACTTCaaaatcagtaagctttcatattaatattaaataatGATATTTGTTACCTTACCAACCCTACATTTATAACACCTTTCATTTTtgtctttggggggggggggggaggtcttGAAAAGTAGAATTGTAAAGTAAAAATGGAATATTTCACTCCGACTTCTTCTAAAGCACGAAAGGCCTAAAAATCACTCACAGCACCCCCAGCAATTGCAgtagtgccctgtgcttttgctgtggtgctctGTAAAAAGGTTCCTATACAAATTCATATTTTCCTCATGGAGGTgtatattaatgttgcacaggctgtacactccccagggagctgagatggtttaaggaatgaattaaggcccagtgactcggtgtaataatgtttgaagtgCTTAAAGACGCCCTTCGGAAGTGAAAAGCGCCACATACAGTAAAaacaggttattattattacaagagagctattgctgtgccccttcagaGAGGAAGTTTAAAGCTTAGCATGATATGAATAGCCTGGCCAGCTTTTACAATCATAAATACAAATTAGCCCTGAAATTtgatggaaaaacaaaataacattttctATATTAACTGTTAAAATTTGAATAGCTTAGGTTTTGGTTCTACATCTTCTTGAAATCTTatctttaaattattgtttaataATACGAGTACTGCAGAGGATATTCCACAAATTAACACTAGAGTTGACAACTTTTCATTGCAGATAAAAATTAACTACATGTAGATaaaagaactacatgtagagggcgcactggcagTTAAGCGCAAATCCTTCATATAATACCGGTTGAATTTTTAATAGAACAgcctaaaacaaaaatttcaaagaaaataatgatcccTTATTGCTAAAATTTAAGTTCAGACCATTTGGAGCACAAAGGATTCTGGGTGAAATCCAGGTCCAAGCAATACATTACCGGCAACCATCATGGTGCGctgatttttaaacaaatttggtaCATGCTAT
Coding sequences within it:
- the LOC139943908 gene encoding uncharacterized protein, which produces MSLRPWITAILTVGVLSEVVYFLYRKKVHQKLWRHVFASSASEAETSVTTTAEVTVQSRSFHKVLFFPDPQRICADHFLSERGCHRPKCPFSHTETNFSRMISYLLLAKETLDVCVYTISNNDLADIVIKLHERGVVVRVITDDEAVNLSGNYIGKFRRSGIQVRRDYSSYLMHHKFVIVDKTTLLNGSFNWTCQAVNSNNENVLITNNPEIVQPYCAEYEKLWEMFDPAKRQLKE